A section of the Pirellulales bacterium genome encodes:
- a CDS encoding MFS transporter — protein MDQPTAVLNGPARLPLTDRQLPPSAARRRDLSAMLGEGFTYSLMVGLGEQYLAAFALAIGLGQVVAGLIASVPMLIGALLQLVSPLAIAKMKSYRRWVVLCAVAQAVGFVPLVIAAWAGRIPAALLFLIAGAYWGTNMACGAAWNTWAATLVPLGERASFFSRRTRLTQGGLLVGFVAGGLTLQAGAEYEKSLIAFAFVFLAAAICRFISAAFLFSQNEPSPPDAAHRMVPPREMLRRFRTGSGGRLLIYFVLMQAAAQISGPYFTPFMLKQLHFSYATYMMVVAAALVAKMAALPTLGRMAHRFGARRLLIFGGCTVIPMPVLWLASDGAAWLSGAQLLSGIVWAAYELATLLLFLEQLRDGERTSVLTTFNLAHAAATVGGAALGGLLLGQLGKTHTAYLTVFALSGIARLLTLPLLRRATDLERWPDVRLAPDPVPATIALPTMMKEQIAPNRVAA, from the coding sequence ATGGATCAACCAACGGCAGTGCTTAACGGGCCGGCCCGCTTGCCGCTCACCGATCGGCAGCTACCTCCTTCAGCCGCCCGGCGCCGCGACTTGAGCGCGATGCTCGGCGAGGGGTTTACGTACAGCCTCATGGTTGGGCTGGGCGAACAGTATCTGGCCGCGTTCGCGCTCGCGATTGGACTAGGCCAGGTCGTTGCAGGACTGATTGCTAGCGTGCCGATGCTCATCGGCGCGCTGTTACAGTTGGTTTCGCCGCTAGCAATCGCCAAGATGAAATCGTACCGCCGTTGGGTGGTGCTGTGTGCAGTCGCCCAAGCAGTTGGTTTCGTACCGCTAGTGATCGCCGCCTGGGCGGGACGAATTCCGGCGGCGCTGCTGTTTCTGATTGCCGGTGCTTACTGGGGTACCAACATGGCGTGCGGAGCGGCCTGGAACACTTGGGCGGCGACGCTGGTGCCGCTGGGCGAACGAGCTTCGTTTTTCTCGCGGCGAACTCGACTCACGCAGGGCGGGCTATTGGTTGGTTTTGTCGCCGGCGGACTGACGCTGCAAGCGGGGGCGGAATATGAAAAATCGCTGATTGCGTTTGCCTTCGTATTTCTCGCGGCAGCGATTTGTCGATTCATTTCGGCGGCATTTTTGTTCTCGCAGAACGAGCCGTCGCCCCCGGATGCCGCCCATCGAATGGTGCCGCCGCGCGAAATGTTGCGGCGATTTCGCACCGGCAGCGGCGGCCGGCTGCTGATCTATTTCGTGTTGATGCAAGCGGCGGCACAAATATCCGGTCCATATTTCACGCCGTTCATGCTGAAACAACTGCACTTTTCATATGCCACGTACATGATGGTGGTGGCGGCCGCCTTAGTTGCAAAGATGGCTGCACTGCCGACGCTCGGCCGAATGGCGCACCGCTTTGGCGCGCGCCGTTTGTTGATCTTCGGCGGCTGTACGGTAATTCCGATGCCTGTGTTGTGGCTCGCGAGCGATGGCGCTGCCTGGCTGAGCGGTGCCCAGCTCTTGTCGGGCATCGTGTGGGCGGCGTATGAACTGGCAACCTTGTTGCTATTTCTCGAGCAACTGCGCGACGGCGAGCGGACCAGCGTGCTCACAACTTTCAACCTTGCGCACGCGGCAGCAACGGTAGGTGGGGCGGCCTTGGGCGGTTTGCTTCTCGGGCAACTTGGCAAGACGCACACTGCTTATCTGACCGTATTCGCCCTGTCTGGAATTGCCCGCCTCCTCAC